CATCCGCTACCGCGTCGTCCTCCCGTTCAGTGAGCCCGTCGCGGTTGGCTCGCCAAGCCGGTGGGCCGACAGCCTCTGGCCGCGCCTCATGGACTACTTGGGACTCGCGGCACAGGCGACGGCCGCGCTGAAGGCGGATGCGTCCTGCAAGGACGTGGCGCGCCTCTACTACCTTCCAAGCTGGAACCCCGCGAACCCGACCCCGCGCCCTGCTCCCGAGCATCACCGCGGCCAACCGCTCGACGTGGAAGCGCTGTTTGGCCCCATGCTGCGCCAGCCGTTTGCCCGCTACGTCGAGCGCCCCGACATGCAGCAGGTCACCGGAGCGGCCTCCGTGGACCTCCAGGCCGTTCGGAAGCGACTGCGCCGCTTCAACCGGAAGGACTACTGCCAGGTCATCGCGCAGATGGACGCAGGCGAAGTGCTCATGCTCGACGGCCAGCGCCACCTTGGCATCAACCGGCTGACGGAGATGCTCGCCAGGGTTGCCGCACCGGACGAAAGCTCGAAGAGCCTGCTCGCCATCGCCCAGCGCTCACTGGATGCGCTCGGCAAGCTGGAGCCCTCCCGCGACGTCTGGGGGGAGGCGCTTCGAGGACTGGACGGCGCACGCGCCAAGCTCCAGCAGTGGGACCTTCAGCGGAAGGCCAATCGCGAAGCGGAAGAAGCCGCATGGCGTCGAACCGTCCTGCTCGTGGCGACCTCCAACCATCGAACTGGGAGCGCCTCATGACTCCGAACTGCCCTCCCGAAAATGAGGCCGCTTCGAACGCCGACGAAGAAGCTGCACGCGCCGTTGTTGCGAGACTTCCTCTGGTGAAGGTCGTCCCCCTGGAGCGTTACCTGTCGCGCCGACCGGGTGGCCGCTCCTTCAGCTCGGACTTCCTCACCCAGAAGGCCGCCGAGGACTACTTGATACTGCGCCAGCTTCTCCACCCACGCGACACGTGGCCGAGAGGTGCCAGCCCCTTGGCCGTAGGACCCAACGTGTCGCAGCTCTGCGTCGGAGTCATGGGGCTCGAATGCCGCCCCAACGCCCCCGAGCTGTTGCCTCGCGAGGACGACACGTACGCGGTCAACACGTGGGAGGCACCAACGCTTACCCCTGCACCGGGGGACTGGGCCGACGTGCGACGCGTCCTTCTCTGGCTCGCGGAGGATGAAGCCGGGCTCGATTGGCTCCTGAACTGGATTGCGTTCAAGGTGCAGAACCCAGGCTCCAAGCCAGGAACCGCAGTCCTTCTCCAGGGCCCCCCGGGCACCGGAAAGAACGTGCTCTATCGCATCCTGGCGCACGTACTCGGCCCCGCGAACTGCGTCCAGATTGGGGAAGCCGACCTCGCCAAGCCCTACAATCACCACTTCGCCACGAAGCTGTTGGTCTTCGCCAACGAGCTGCTCGACAACCACAAGCGTGGTGGGTCGCTGGGCGACGGTCTCAAGGCGACCATCACCGATGGCGAGGTGTTCCTGGAGAGCAAGGGCGTTGCCCGTACCCCAGCGGTCAACCGCGTCGCGCTCGTCGCGGCGACC
This genomic window from Myxococcus hansupus contains:
- a CDS encoding DUF5906 domain-containing protein encodes the protein MASNRPARGDLQPSNWERLMTPNCPPENEAASNADEEAARAVVARLPLVKVVPLERYLSRRPGGRSFSSDFLTQKAAEDYLILRQLLHPRDTWPRGASPLAVGPNVSQLCVGVMGLECRPNAPELLPREDDTYAVNTWEAPTLTPAPGDWADVRRVLLWLAEDEAGLDWLLNWIAFKVQNPGSKPGTAVLLQGPPGTGKNVLYRILAHVLGPANCVQIGEADLAKPYNHHFATKLLVFANELLDNHKRGGSLGDGLKATITDGEVFLESKGVARTPAVNRVALVAATNRSKPIELEESDRRWTVFHNRTKPAEYQHPDLGLSHRDFLESLHAPGTDDAFTREFMRQVAAFAYEMNTRAVDMKRVRRPHTNASRDELQQLSEPVTEQFLRELSESPEPDRQLYNWATHVPYYASIWTTTTGPRVGKTQAITNDALFVAMVGFCKSTGQKHPPQKRTFLAALKAAGWIEHRDSKARGWIPPWHVSGSNVLSSNEAKVVPFPAPNSIPPSTSNAHPHFTRPRSLRDRLLGKPS